A portion of the Calothrix sp. 336/3 genome contains these proteins:
- a CDS encoding translocation/assembly module TamB domain-containing protein, translating into MTNPPNSERQSPTPSQQRLWWLILVRGGLTLSGIIVIGLVGGYLWLQNFIRKDLTPIASKSLTTTLNRPVKLGNVKEFSLSGVKFAASSIPATPTDPDNATVETVEVTFNPLQFLFTRTLKLDVNLINPQVYLAQDAEGKWLSTTFTPPKRGGAFTTDLDYLRFQNAKLELVPRKQSTGEKNQNSSLTPSLPGVKFTQINGTSQLLDKNSLLKFELTGKPESGGNIALRGETRPRLASYNIQQLRAQDLAATDVARLVKLPLTLQSGLIDGDIALQWQQQETPLMQGSVNLKNVKAQVPKMPQPFNNAQGKVSFQGKDVRLENVSTSYGKIPLVAKGLINRDSGYDLTARVNAVTVAIAVETLKVKLPVPVTGEAKADLTLTGTIQKPLLAGTVTTIKPAKIDKVDFQSVGAKFAYLTTAGVMNFSQIQGKPSLGGSITGDGRLQLGTKPSLDFNLTGKNLPGDAIATLYNTKSAVKLGTVAATAKITGSPNQVQTSVDFQAPGAIYPATGQVIVNPDKTVAFRNVKLALAGGTVLAAGTWNQQRWQAVANANQIPIAPFIQPEQRQNLILDDARFNGNLALAGTSAPFQLSTIRPQNAQLRLGGGTVTVASLQWGEENFATELIADGIRLAKLFKNPLPPSLGAPLSGKFQLAGNRENISLQTLQGRGDARLAVGGGTINARNIQLAQGNYQAQVEVNQVSLPQLAAVPRQFAGKLNGQFTVAGTVDNFKPENIQATGQGRLSLGGGVINAKNIQLSNGNYRAQVQGNNLPLQRFNSPIPGLLGGNFLVAGSVNSLKPESIKATGNAQVNIAGGTVTAKNIQLANGRYQAVVTAANIALNRFSPQLRGLFAGNFQVFGNTKSFSLGNIQGQGEMAFSQGLPGIARPLTAVAAWNGSKLTVANATAPGLNARGEILVSTRKSVPEITQLNLDVQAQDYNLQELPVQLPQAIALTGSADFDGKITGKLPKPNILGQVALRNLVVNKLSVESLLRGNIEFVAGKGTILDVAGLRDKIAFNLDGNNRPRSFQVKWNQALASGITRGENLAAKLENIPLQVLNITVPAKARFAGGKLEGNLTGDVLVNLQTLAANGKLAIAQPQIGRIKGDRLAANFRYAGDSLDLTDSEFAKGASSYRLVGNFRQINSNPQIQAKLNVNQGDIQELLNTLQISSFDDLRQDTPTSGKAENLNTIPVGLPNAPLDRQLARFSEIDALLAIQEQQRLNASLIPELADLSGKFSGEVTFDNTQPNGLAVGFNLLGEQFIWGRKVKNDANTCENPQRCYRGDRIIAQGKLENNILRLIPLRIETKNRLIAFTGNIGGQEQTGKLEVVNLPMAIIDSYVKLPVKVGGNLNATAYLAGSIENPQAKGELAVTQGDINGKKLESADTSFSYNNGRLNFGSQVVVTGSSEPVTITGYVPYQVPTATTSSPDNKINMDIRVKNEGLAVLNAFTNQIAYESGKGEVFLQVRGTMKEPELNGIASLKDAIFTAQTLTGKLTEVTGNARFTLNRLIVEKLQGQYGQGSINIAGELPISNPLLPIQTPLTVDMQKLTLNLKGLYQGGVGGNLKITGAAISPEIGGQLQLDNGKILLAESSSNGSGNAANLNKANKELESEENQAFTSLKNLEIKLGKNVEIVRPPILSFRATGSLTVNGSLSNPLPEGTISLRSGDVNLFTSQFNLVRGYKNTATFTETQPRNPELDIRLITRVLDINPRQISTNSISSEINEGIITNIEPVKTVKIEAIIRGRASQLQENLELKSTPNRSQTEIIALLGGSFVETFGRGDSTLGLVNLAGSALNLQRTFTQIGSAFGLSEFRLFPTISSDDGETRRGSALDLAAEAGIDVTSNFSVSTSKILTSNKPAQFGINYRINPEIRLRTSTDFSGDNRALVEFEKRF; encoded by the coding sequence CACTTTCTGGAGTGAAATTTGCAGCTTCTAGCATACCCGCCACACCCACGGATCCAGATAATGCAACGGTGGAAACTGTAGAAGTCACCTTCAATCCCCTACAGTTTCTCTTCACTCGCACCCTGAAATTAGATGTGAATCTAATTAATCCCCAGGTATATCTTGCTCAGGATGCAGAGGGGAAATGGCTAAGTACTACTTTTACTCCCCCGAAAAGGGGTGGTGCATTCACCACAGACTTAGATTATTTACGGTTTCAGAATGCCAAGTTAGAGTTAGTACCGAGGAAACAGAGTACAGGGGAAAAAAATCAGAATTCTTCCCTTACCCCTTCCCTTCCCGGTGTCAAATTTACCCAAATCAACGGTACTTCCCAACTCTTAGACAAGAATAGTTTACTGAAATTTGAACTGACAGGTAAACCAGAAAGCGGTGGTAATATTGCTCTGCGGGGGGAAACTCGTCCGAGGTTAGCCAGTTATAATATTCAACAATTACGTGCCCAGGATTTAGCTGCCACTGATGTTGCACGGTTGGTAAAATTACCCCTAACTCTCCAATCAGGTTTAATTGATGGGGATATTGCCTTGCAATGGCAACAACAGGAAACTCCCCTGATGCAAGGAAGTGTGAATCTGAAGAATGTCAAAGCACAGGTTCCCAAAATGCCCCAACCTTTTAATAATGCCCAAGGGAAGGTGAGTTTTCAAGGGAAGGATGTGCGGTTAGAGAATGTCAGCACGAGTTATGGCAAAATTCCCTTGGTGGCGAAGGGTTTAATTAATCGAGATAGTGGGTATGATTTAACAGCACGGGTAAATGCGGTCACGGTGGCGATCGCGGTGGAAACTTTGAAGGTAAAATTACCTGTACCTGTGACTGGGGAAGCCAAAGCAGATTTAACCCTGACGGGAACGATTCAAAAACCCCTACTTGCGGGTACTGTCACCACCATTAAACCTGCCAAAATTGATAAGGTAGATTTTCAGTCAGTGGGAGCAAAGTTTGCCTATTTGACGACTGCTGGGGTGATGAATTTCTCCCAAATTCAGGGGAAACCAAGTCTTGGGGGAAGCATTACTGGTGATGGGAGATTGCAACTTGGTACAAAACCCAGTCTCGATTTTAATTTGACAGGGAAAAACCTACCGGGGGATGCGATCGCCACCCTCTACAATACTAAGTCTGCGGTCAAATTGGGCACAGTGGCAGCCACTGCCAAAATTACGGGTAGCCCCAATCAAGTGCAAACATCTGTTGATTTCCAAGCACCAGGTGCTATCTACCCCGCAACGGGACAGGTGATAGTTAATCCTGATAAAACTGTGGCTTTCCGGAATGTTAAACTTGCCCTAGCTGGGGGTACAGTCTTGGCTGCGGGAACCTGGAATCAGCAACGTTGGCAAGCTGTGGCAAATGCGAACCAAATTCCCATCGCTCCCTTTATTCAACCAGAACAACGGCAAAATCTTATCCTGGATGATGCTCGATTTAATGGTAATCTTGCCCTAGCTGGAACCTCTGCACCCTTCCAACTCTCTACCATCCGTCCCCAAAATGCCCAATTGCGACTAGGGGGTGGTACTGTCACCGTTGCCAGTTTGCAGTGGGGAGAGGAAAATTTTGCTACGGAATTGATAGCTGATGGTATCCGTCTGGCTAAATTATTCAAAAACCCCCTTCCCCCATCCCTGGGCGCTCCCCTCTCTGGGAAATTCCAACTCGCAGGGAATCGGGAGAATATCAGCTTACAAACTCTTCAGGGTAGGGGTGATGCGCGGTTAGCTGTGGGCGGGGGGACAATTAATGCTAGGAATATTCAACTAGCCCAGGGCAATTATCAAGCTCAGGTAGAGGTGAATCAAGTATCTCTGCCACAATTAGCTGCCGTACCACGACAATTTGCTGGTAAGTTAAATGGGCAATTTACTGTTGCAGGCACGGTAGACAACTTCAAACCGGAGAATATCCAAGCCACGGGGCAAGGGCGATTAAGTTTAGGTGGGGGGGTAATTAACGCCAAGAATATTCAACTAAGTAATGGTAATTATCGTGCCCAGGTGCAAGGGAATAACTTACCCTTACAACGGTTTAACTCCCCAATTCCCGGACTCCTGGGGGGAAATTTCCTCGTCGCTGGTTCCGTAAATTCCCTGAAACCAGAGAGTATTAAAGCTACAGGTAACGCCCAGGTGAATATTGCCGGGGGTACTGTCACAGCCAAGAATATTCAACTTGCAAATGGTCGTTATCAAGCAGTTGTCACGGCTGCGAATATCGCCTTGAACCGCTTTTCACCCCAGTTACGGGGTTTATTTGCTGGGAATTTTCAGGTATTCGGGAATACCAAGTCTTTTTCCCTAGGAAATATCCAAGGGCAAGGAGAGATGGCGTTTTCCCAGGGTTTACCAGGAATTGCCCGCCCCTTAACGGCTGTTGCGGCTTGGAATGGTTCCAAGTTGACGGTAGCAAACGCAACAGCACCCGGTTTGAATGCTCGGGGTGAAATACTGGTGAGTACTAGGAAATCAGTACCAGAAATTACCCAGTTAAATTTAGATGTGCAAGCCCAGGATTATAATTTACAGGAATTACCTGTGCAGTTACCCCAGGCGATCGCCTTGACAGGAAGTGCGGATTTTGACGGCAAGATTACCGGAAAATTACCGAAGCCGAATATCTTGGGGCAGGTGGCATTACGTAATTTAGTTGTGAATAAGTTATCCGTGGAATCCTTGCTACGGGGTAATATAGAATTTGTGGCGGGTAAGGGTACTATCCTAGATGTGGCAGGATTACGGGATAAAATTGCTTTCAACCTAGATGGAAATAATCGTCCTCGCTCCTTCCAAGTGAAGTGGAATCAAGCACTAGCATCGGGAATCACACGGGGAGAGAATTTAGCCGCCAAGTTAGAAAATATCCCCTTGCAAGTATTAAATATTACAGTACCTGCTAAAGCACGATTCGCAGGTGGCAAGTTAGAGGGGAATTTAACTGGGGATGTACTGGTAAATTTACAAACCTTAGCAGCGAATGGCAAGTTAGCGATCGCCCAACCCCAAATTGGTAGAATTAAGGGCGATCGTCTGGCAGCAAATTTCCGTTATGCGGGAGACAGCTTAGATCTGACAGACAGTGAATTTGCCAAGGGTGCTAGTAGTTATCGCTTGGTAGGTAACTTCCGACAAATTAACAGCAATCCCCAAATTCAAGCAAAACTCAACGTCAACCAAGGCGATATCCAGGAATTATTAAATACCCTACAAATCTCTAGCTTTGATGATTTGCGTCAAGATACCCCCACATCGGGGAAAGCAGAGAATTTAAATACAATTCCCGTCGGTTTACCCAATGCACCCCTTGACAGACAATTAGCTCGCTTCTCAGAAATAGACGCTCTATTGGCAATCCAGGAGCAACAACGATTAAATGCTTCCCTCATCCCCGAATTAGCAGATTTATCTGGGAAATTTAGCGGTGAAGTAACATTCGATAACACCCAACCCAACGGTTTAGCAGTCGGGTTTAATCTCTTGGGAGAACAGTTTATCTGGGGGAGAAAAGTTAAAAATGATGCCAACACCTGTGAAAATCCCCAACGCTGTTACCGTGGCGATCGCATCATTGCCCAAGGTAAATTAGAGAACAATATTCTCCGCCTCATTCCCCTGCGTATCGAAACCAAAAACCGCCTGATTGCCTTCACTGGCAACATTGGAGGGCAGGAACAAACGGGAAAACTGGAAGTTGTCAATTTGCCCATGGCAATCATTGATAGTTACGTGAAGTTACCAGTGAAAGTGGGTGGCAATCTCAACGCCACTGCATACCTTGCAGGTAGTATCGAAAACCCCCAAGCAAAGGGAGAATTAGCAGTTACCCAAGGTGATATTAATGGTAAAAAATTGGAATCCGCCGACACCAGTTTTAGCTACAATAATGGTCGCCTCAATTTTGGCAGCCAAGTGGTTGTCACAGGTAGCAGTGAACCTGTAACTATTACAGGTTATGTACCCTACCAAGTCCCCACAGCCACCACCTCTTCCCCGGATAATAAAATCAACATGGATATTCGGGTGAAAAATGAGGGATTAGCTGTACTCAATGCTTTTACAAATCAAATTGCCTACGAAAGTGGTAAGGGAGAAGTATTTCTGCAAGTCAGAGGTACAATGAAAGAACCAGAATTGAATGGTATCGCCTCCCTAAAGGATGCCATCTTTACGGCTCAAACCCTTACCGGAAAACTTACAGAAGTTACGGGTAATGCTCGCTTCACTTTGAATAGATTGATTGTAGAAAAACTCCAGGGGCAATATGGGCAAGGTAGTATTAATATTGCCGGAGAATTACCAATTAGCAACCCCCTATTACCTATCCAAACTCCCCTCACCGTTGACATGCAAAAGCTGACACTCAACCTGAAAGGATTATATCAGGGTGGGGTGGGAGGTAATTTAAAAATTACAGGTGCTGCCATTAGTCCAGAAATTGGCGGTCAATTGCAACTAGATAATGGTAAGATTCTCCTAGCTGAATCAAGCAGCAATGGTTCCGGCAATGCCGCTAATTTGAATAAGGCAAATAAGGAATTAGAATCAGAAGAGAATCAAGCATTTACCAGCTTGAAGAATTTAGAAATTAAACTCGGTAAAAATGTCGAAATTGTTCGTCCCCCCATTCTTTCCTTCCGAGCAACAGGTTCCCTAACAGTTAACGGTTCCCTCAGTAATCCCTTACCAGAAGGAACAATTAGTCTGCGAAGTGGAGATGTTAACCTGTTTACATCCCAATTTAATTTAGTTCGTGGCTATAAAAATACAGCCACCTTTACTGAAACTCAACCCCGCAACCCAGAGTTAGATATTCGTCTGATTACCAGGGTTCTAGATATTAACCCCCGACAAATATCAACTAATTCGATTTCTTCAGAAATTAACGAAGGAATTATCACCAATATCGAACCAGTCAAAACAGTCAAAATTGAAGCTATCATCCGTGGAAGAGCTAGTCAACTCCAGGAAAATCTCGAACTCAAAAGTACACCAAATCGCAGTCAAACAGAAATTATTGCTCTGTTGGGAGGTAGTTTTGTAGAAACCTTTGGACGGGGCGATAGTACATTAGGACTAGTTAACCTGGCAGGTTCTGCTTTAAATCTACAACGCACTTTTACCCAAATTGGTAGTGCTTTTGGTTTGAGTGAATTTCGTCTTTTCCCCACAATTAGCTCAGATGATGGAGAAACTCGACGGGGTTCTGCTTTAGATTTAGCTGCGGAAGCGGGGATTGATGTCACCAGTAACTTCTCAGTTTCTACTTCCAAGATTCTCACATCGAATAAACCTGCCCAGTTTGGGATTAATTATCGGATAAATCCAGAGATTCGTCTACGTACATCTACTGACTTTTCTGGTGATAATCGGGCTTTAGTTGAGTTTGAAAAGAGGTTTTAA
- a CDS encoding GNAT family N-acetyltransferase has product MLTLTKRAYLGESDLDAIAHLINCCDAVDQLEQGTTVGELQTEFSTPSIDTQRDLQLWENEDGELIGFGYLWITEPSDSIDGFLSFYIHPNHRQINLESAILAWGEQRMGEVKQKHQIPTRFGLSARDSQRERIQMIENHGFKVTRYFFTMERNLTETIPQPQLPTGYSIRQMNRETDIPAWVEMFNQSFVDHWNHHDLTVENMIHFINEPSYKPDLNLIAIASDNTFVSTCECQIFPEDNKRTGRKEGWIGVLGTIRSHRKMGLGTAMLLSGLHKLKSVGMNTARLGVDADNPSGALRLYESVGFDKVYTKIVYIKSV; this is encoded by the coding sequence ATGCTGACTTTAACAAAACGTGCTTATCTTGGGGAATCAGACTTAGACGCGATCGCGCATTTAATTAACTGCTGTGATGCGGTTGATCAATTAGAACAAGGAACAACCGTCGGTGAATTGCAAACTGAATTCAGTACACCCTCCATCGACACCCAGCGAGATTTACAGTTGTGGGAAAATGAAGATGGAGAGCTAATTGGTTTTGGATATCTTTGGATTACCGAACCCAGCGACTCAATCGACGGTTTCCTGAGTTTTTACATCCATCCCAATCATCGTCAAATTAACTTAGAATCTGCCATCCTTGCTTGGGGAGAACAACGGATGGGTGAAGTGAAGCAAAAACACCAAATACCCACCAGATTCGGGTTAAGTGCTAGGGATTCTCAACGGGAACGGATCCAAATGATCGAAAATCATGGATTTAAAGTCACCCGTTACTTTTTTACAATGGAACGTAATCTCACCGAAACCATTCCCCAACCGCAACTCCCCACAGGGTATAGCATCCGACAGATGAATCGGGAAACAGACATCCCAGCATGGGTAGAGATGTTCAATCAATCCTTTGTTGATCATTGGAATCACCATGACTTAACCGTCGAAAACATGATTCACTTTATCAACGAACCCTCCTACAAACCGGATTTGAATTTAATTGCGATCGCCTCCGATAATACATTTGTATCTACCTGTGAATGTCAAATTTTTCCTGAAGATAACAAACGTACAGGACGAAAAGAAGGTTGGATTGGAGTATTAGGAACCATCCGTAGTCACCGAAAAATGGGTTTAGGAACAGCCATGTTACTCTCAGGTTTACACAAATTGAAATCTGTGGGGATGAATACAGCCAGACTCGGTGTTGATGCTGATAATCCTAGTGGTGCATTGCGACTCTATGAATCTGTGGGATTTGACAAAGTTTACACTAAGATTGTGTACATCAAATCAGTTTAG